The Trichomycterus rosablanca isolate fTriRos1 chromosome 22, fTriRos1.hap1, whole genome shotgun sequence genome has a window encoding:
- the prr15la gene encoding proline-rich protein 15-like protein A: MATTEPASAWWKLTFLRKKKSDGKVLYEIPPEFTNNTETTPETTSTTTGTPDDAQFNARLERIVDKNATKGRHVKVSNSGRFKEKKKIRATLAENPDLFPGSDTCSGNQSTAD, encoded by the coding sequence ATGGCTACGACAGAGCCTGCCTCTGCCTGGTGGAAACTGACCTTCCTCCGCAAAAAGAAATCAGACGGCAAGGTGTTGTACGAAATACCGCCGGAGTTCACTAACAACACAGAGACGACACCGGAAACCACCAGTACAACGACTGGAACGCCAGACGATGCCCAGTTCAACGCCCGCCTTGAGCGCATCGTGgacaaaaatgccacaaaaggACGCCACGTAAAAGTCTCAAATTCTGGCAGGTTTAAAGAGAAGAAGAAGATCCGGGCGACGCTAGCAGAAAATCCAGACCTGTTTCCTGGCTCTGATACTTGCAGTGGAAACCAAAGCACAGCAGACTGA